A single Papilio machaon chromosome 12, ilPapMach1.1, whole genome shotgun sequence DNA region contains:
- the LOC123721455 gene encoding uncharacterized protein LOC123721455 isoform X2: MTDDKLTKLKQKRGCIKTKCEIEMLSDDPSVSELEREEFEAGYHPLVAEARRLLGAQPQDTSVIQLEDAQIFEVFQHLQYFNPGSMLRHGKTRCDAAPATATSRPTSRPAAPTRERRSTATTLATSDSTGNGLLF; encoded by the exons ATGACGGACGACAAGTTAAccaagttaaaacaaaaacgggggtgtataaaaactaaa TGCGAGATCGAGATGCTTTCGGACGACCCCTCCGTCTCGGAGTTGGAGCGCGAGGAGTTCGAAGCCGGGTACCACCCGCTGGTAGCCGAGGCGCGGCGCCTGCTGGGTGCGCAGCCCCAGGATACTTCCGTGATACAGCTCGAAGATGCACAG ATTTTTGAAGTCTTTCAACACCTTCAGTACTTCAACCCGGGGAGCATGTTGAGACATGGCAAGACTCGCTGCGACGCGGCGCCGGCGACCGCGACGTCACGACCGACGTCACGACCGGCGGCACCAACGAGGGAACGGCGGTCGACGGCGACGACACTCGCCACCTCGGACTCCACCGGCAACGGACTACTCTTCTGA
- the LOC123721455 gene encoding uncharacterized protein LOC123721455 isoform X1, whose translation MAQEGIEFKFVPAYTPHFNGLAERAVRSTKHHLKRLLQTTHLTYEEMATLLTQIEAVLNSRPLIPFSTDPTDFSALTPAHFLIGRSLMTVPQPQVPDVSITRLERYRRIELLKQHFWRRFCNEYVTLLQQKLKWHSSKSELKLGSLVLVKEKALPPLLWCLGRVIQLYPGSDGTARVAELKTRRGTIRRAFNNICPLPDF comes from the coding sequence ATGGCTCAGGAAggcattgaatttaaatttgtgcCTGCCTATACACCTCATTTCAACGGACTCGCCGAAAGAGCCGTGCGCTCTACAAAGCATCATCTTAAGCGGTTACTGCAAACCACTCATCTTACTTATGAGGAAATGGCGACTTTACTCACTCAAATAGAAGCTGTTTTAAATTCTCGCCCTCTCATTCCCTTTTCCACTGATCCTACAGATTTTTCCGCTCTAACCCCTGCTCACTTCTTAATTGGACGCTCGCTTATGACTGTTCCGCAACCACAGGTGCCTGATGTCAGCATCACCCGCCTGGAGCGATATAGGAGGATTGAGCTTTTGAAGCAGCACTTTTGGAGGCGCTTCTGTAATGAATATGTAACTCTTTTGCAACAAAAGCTTAAGTGGCATTCTTCAAAATCCGAGTTGAAACTTGGTTCTCTCGTCCTCGTGAAGGAGAAAGCTCTCCCGCCATTGCTTTGGTGCTTGGGACGCGTCATTCAGCTTTATCCTGGCAGCGACGGCACCGCTAGAGTCGCTGAACTGAAGACAAGGAGAGGCACCATTCGAAGGGCATTTAATAACATCTGTCCCCTTCCAGATTTTTGA